A part of Magnetospirillum sp. ME-1 genomic DNA contains:
- a CDS encoding ABC transporter substrate-binding protein, translating into MEDVKGISRRAVLQAGAVAAVGAGGFVPTRFAIGNTAKVKVGFLLPYSGTYAGLGEAITNGFKLALEERGGKLGGRDIQFIAVDDESNPAKGPENTNKLVTGENVDFVVGPVHSGVAMGMVKVVRETGTITVIANAGAGAATGPLCAPNIFRTSFTNWQTAYPMAKVAMERGMKNVVTMSWKYAAGEEAVAGFEQGFTKAGGKIAKQILVPFPQEEFQANLTEIAALKPDGVFVFFAGSGALKFVKDYAAAGLKSIPLMGPGFLTDGVLKEQGAAAEGLLTTLHYADALDTSENKAFRGAYRKAFSKDADVYAVQGYDAGQLLFQGMGAVKGDTGAKADLIAAMEKAVINSPRGSFTLSKAHNPVQDIYLRQVKGGQEVVLGVAEKALADPATGCKMG; encoded by the coding sequence ATGGAAGATGTGAAGGGTATTTCCCGTCGCGCGGTATTGCAGGCGGGCGCCGTCGCGGCCGTGGGCGCCGGCGGCTTCGTGCCGACCCGGTTCGCCATCGGCAACACCGCCAAGGTCAAGGTCGGCTTTTTGCTGCCCTATTCCGGCACCTATGCCGGGCTGGGCGAGGCCATCACCAACGGCTTCAAGCTGGCGCTGGAAGAGCGCGGCGGCAAGCTGGGCGGGCGCGACATCCAGTTCATCGCCGTGGACGACGAATCCAATCCCGCCAAGGGCCCCGAGAACACCAACAAGCTGGTGACCGGCGAGAACGTCGACTTCGTGGTCGGCCCGGTCCATTCGGGCGTGGCCATGGGCATGGTCAAGGTGGTGCGGGAAACCGGCACCATCACGGTCATCGCCAATGCCGGCGCCGGCGCGGCCACCGGCCCCTTGTGCGCGCCCAACATCTTCCGCACCTCGTTCACCAACTGGCAGACCGCCTATCCCATGGCCAAGGTCGCCATGGAGCGGGGCATGAAGAACGTGGTCACCATGTCGTGGAAGTATGCGGCGGGCGAGGAGGCGGTGGCCGGCTTCGAGCAGGGCTTCACCAAGGCCGGCGGCAAGATCGCCAAGCAGATCCTGGTGCCCTTCCCGCAGGAGGAGTTCCAGGCCAACCTGACCGAGATCGCGGCGCTGAAGCCCGACGGCGTCTTCGTGTTCTTCGCCGGCTCCGGCGCGCTGAAGTTCGTCAAGGACTATGCGGCGGCGGGGTTGAAGTCCATTCCCCTGATGGGGCCGGGCTTCCTCACCGACGGCGTGCTGAAGGAGCAGGGCGCGGCGGCCGAGGGGCTGCTGACCACGCTGCACTATGCCGACGCGTTGGACACCTCCGAGAACAAGGCCTTCCGCGGTGCCTACCGCAAGGCGTTCTCCAAGGACGCCGACGTCTACGCGGTGCAGGGCTATGACGCCGGCCAGCTGCTGTTCCAGGGCATGGGCGCCGTCAAGGGCGATACGGGGGCCAAGGCCGACCTGATCGCCGCCATGGAAAAGGCGGTGATCAACAGCCCGCGCGGCAGCTTCACCCTGTCCAAGGCCCACAATCCGGTCCAGGACATCTACCTGCGCCAGGTCAAGGGCGGCCAGGAAGTGGTTCTCGGCGTGGCCGAGAAGGCGCTGGCCGATCCCGCCACCGGTTGCAAGATGGGCTGA
- the lexA gene encoding transcriptional repressor LexA, translating to MLTRKQYELLMFIDERLRATGISPSFDEMKDALDLKSKSGIHRLITGLEERGFIRRLAHRARALEVVRLPENRADTALPPQTKAFAPNVIKGGFAGQQLAGAPVAGPSDSVNLPLYGKIAAGTPIEALRDHSNSIDIPASMLGSGNHYALTVDGDSMIEAGINDGDTVVIRSCDSAETGTIVVALVDDTEVTLKRLRRKGNSVALEPANQAYETRILPPDRVKVQGRLVGLLRRY from the coding sequence ATGCTGACGCGCAAGCAATACGAATTGTTGATGTTCATCGACGAACGGCTTCGCGCCACCGGCATTTCCCCCTCGTTCGACGAGATGAAGGACGCCCTGGACCTGAAGTCCAAGTCGGGCATCCACCGCCTGATCACCGGGCTGGAGGAACGGGGTTTCATCCGCCGCCTCGCCCACCGGGCCCGCGCCCTGGAAGTGGTCCGCCTGCCGGAGAACCGGGCCGACACCGCCCTGCCGCCGCAAACCAAGGCCTTCGCCCCCAACGTCATCAAGGGCGGCTTCGCCGGGCAGCAGCTGGCCGGCGCGCCGGTGGCCGGGCCGTCCGATTCCGTCAACCTGCCTCTTTACGGCAAGATCGCCGCCGGCACGCCCATCGAGGCGCTGCGCGACCATTCCAACAGCATCGACATCCCCGCCTCCATGCTGGGCAGCGGCAATCACTACGCGCTGACCGTGGACGGCGATTCCATGATCGAGGCCGGCATCAACGACGGCGACACCGTGGTGATCCGCTCGTGCGACAGCGCCGAGACCGGAACCATCGTCGTCGCCCTGGTGGACGACACCGAGGTGACCTTGAAACGCCTGCGCCGTAAGGGCAATTCCGTGGCGCTGGAACCCGCCAACCAGGCCTACGAGACCCGCATCCTTCCCCCCGACCGGGTGAAGGTCCAGGGCCGTCTGGTCGGCCTGCTCCGGAGGTACTGA
- a CDS encoding iron-sulfur cluster assembly scaffold protein: MSDELYGAAIKELAAREPATLDHPDASATQDNPLCGDRVGIDIRMEGGRVVAFGHRVKGCVLCRAASTLAAEQAVGLDAEGAAELADQVAGMLKQGADPAFPALAAFLPVRPHKSRHNCVLLPFRALAKAVGGA; encoded by the coding sequence ATGAGCGACGAGCTTTACGGCGCCGCCATCAAGGAACTGGCCGCCAGGGAGCCGGCCACGCTGGATCACCCTGACGCCAGCGCCACCCAGGACAATCCCCTGTGCGGCGACCGGGTCGGCATCGACATCCGGATGGAAGGCGGCCGGGTCGTGGCCTTCGGCCACCGGGTCAAGGGCTGCGTGCTGTGCCGGGCCGCCTCGACCCTGGCGGCGGAGCAGGCGGTGGGCCTGGACGCGGAAGGCGCCGCAGAACTGGCCGATCAGGTGGCGGGAATGCTGAAGCAGGGGGCCGACCCCGCTTTTCCCGCCCTGGCGGCCTTTCTGCCGGTGCGTCCGCACAAGAGCCGGCACAACTGCGTCCTGCTGCCGTTCCGGGCTCTGGCCAAGGCGGTCGGGGGAGCCTGA
- a CDS encoding branched-chain amino acid ABC transporter permease: MINPPKRLTLILLVLLAALALFPAWGPLAFGPKYNFLLQKLTGIMILAILAMSLDLLVGVAGLVSLGHAAFFGLGGYMLALMSPQYEAANLWVVLPATMGAVALAALVIGFLAIRTAGIYFIMVTLAFGQMGYYFFNDSKLAGGSDGAYIYVKPVVEAFGITLVNLESKASFFFVVLGCLVAVYLLLRVILASPFGRVLAAIGVNEGRVRGLGFDPMLYKLVAFAIAGALAGLAGFLAATQYGFVNPAMLGWHQSGHVLVMVILGGMGTLFGPILGAFILELAHFGLEAMTEHWLLPMGALVIAIVLALPKGVAGLLLQWCEKKGDRS; encoded by the coding sequence ATGATCAATCCCCCCAAGCGTCTCACCCTGATCCTGCTGGTGCTGCTGGCGGCGCTGGCGCTGTTTCCCGCCTGGGGGCCGCTGGCCTTTGGGCCCAAATACAATTTCCTGCTGCAGAAGCTGACCGGCATCATGATCCTGGCCATCCTGGCCATGAGCCTGGACCTGCTGGTGGGCGTCGCCGGGCTGGTCAGCCTGGGCCATGCCGCCTTCTTCGGCCTGGGCGGCTACATGCTGGCCCTGATGAGCCCGCAATACGAGGCCGCCAATCTGTGGGTGGTGCTGCCCGCCACCATGGGGGCGGTGGCGCTGGCGGCGCTGGTCATCGGCTTCCTCGCCATCCGCACGGCGGGCATCTACTTCATCATGGTGACCCTGGCCTTCGGCCAGATGGGCTACTACTTCTTCAACGATTCCAAGCTGGCCGGCGGTTCGGACGGGGCCTACATCTACGTCAAGCCGGTGGTCGAGGCCTTTGGAATCACCCTGGTCAACCTGGAGAGCAAGGCCTCCTTCTTCTTCGTGGTGCTGGGCTGTCTGGTGGCCGTCTACCTGCTGCTGAGGGTGATTCTGGCCTCGCCCTTCGGCCGGGTGCTGGCCGCCATCGGCGTCAACGAGGGCCGGGTGCGCGGCCTGGGCTTCGATCCCATGCTCTACAAGCTGGTGGCCTTCGCCATCGCCGGCGCCCTGGCCGGGCTGGCCGGCTTTCTGGCCGCCACCCAGTACGGCTTCGTCAATCCCGCCATGCTGGGCTGGCACCAGTCGGGACACGTGCTGGTGATGGTCATCCTGGGCGGCATGGGCACCCTGTTCGGCCCCATCCTGGGCGCCTTCATCCTGGAACTGGCCCATTTCGGCCTGGAAGCCATGACCGAGCACTGGCTGCTGCCCATGGGCGCCCTGGTGATCGCCATCGTGCTGGCCCTGCCCAAGGGCGTGGCAGGATTGCTGCTGCAATGGTGTGAGAAGAAGGGAGACCGATCTTGA
- a CDS encoding fumarylacetoacetate hydrolase family protein, protein MTAHLFELALPAVAVKGEAALYPVRRVFCVGRNYAGHAREMGSDPNREPPFYFTKPADALVPGGGAIPYPPGTANLHHEVELVVALSRPVYKCTPDEARSAVFGHAVGLDMTRRDLQFAARDKGRPWCLGKAFEFSAPISALVRADTPKLAGRITLEVNGQIRQSGDINEMIWSVPEVIAHLSQYYHLGPGDLIFTGTPEGVGPVVAGDLLRGRIDGIGELEVTITAES, encoded by the coding sequence GTGACCGCCCACCTTTTCGAGCTTGCCCTTCCTGCCGTCGCCGTCAAGGGGGAAGCGGCCCTTTATCCGGTGCGGCGCGTATTTTGCGTCGGGCGCAACTATGCCGGCCATGCCCGCGAGATGGGTTCGGACCCCAACCGCGAGCCGCCGTTCTATTTCACCAAGCCGGCCGACGCGCTGGTTCCCGGCGGCGGGGCCATTCCCTACCCGCCCGGCACCGCCAACCTTCACCACGAGGTGGAACTGGTGGTGGCGCTGTCGCGGCCCGTCTACAAATGCACGCCCGATGAAGCCCGCTCCGCGGTGTTCGGCCATGCGGTCGGCCTGGACATGACCCGGCGGGACCTGCAATTCGCCGCCCGCGACAAGGGCCGTCCGTGGTGCCTGGGCAAGGCGTTCGAGTTCTCGGCGCCCATCTCGGCCCTGGTGCGCGCCGACACCCCCAAGCTGGCGGGCCGCATCACGCTTGAGGTCAACGGCCAGATCCGCCAGAGCGGCGATATCAATGAAATGATCTGGTCGGTGCCCGAGGTCATCGCCCATCTGTCCCAATACTACCATCTGGGGCCGGGGGACCTGATCTTCACCGGCACGCCGGAAGGGGTCGGCCCGGTGGTGGCCGGCGACCTTCTGCGCGGACGCATCGATGGAATCGGAGAGTTGGAGGTGACCATCACGGCGGAGAGCTGA
- a CDS encoding ABC transporter ATP-binding protein → MELFLEATGLHTYYGASHILHGVDFRVGRGETVALMGRNGMGKSTLLKSLLGVVAPRRGKVTVGGRDVTGMETSAVIRHGIAYVPEGRGMFHNLSVREHLLMAARKGLGGRADWTYDRVLETFPRLAERLDNMGTHLSGGEQQMLSIGRALMTNPDLLILDEATEGLAPLIRREIWRVVRAVKDTGIATIVVDKNVGVLLDLADRHVILVKGEVVYDGGPHELKSDSSILERHIGL, encoded by the coding sequence ATGGAGCTGTTCCTCGAGGCCACCGGCCTGCACACCTATTACGGCGCCAGCCATATTCTCCACGGCGTGGATTTCCGCGTCGGCCGGGGCGAGACGGTGGCGCTGATGGGCCGCAACGGCATGGGTAAGTCCACCTTGCTGAAAAGCCTGCTGGGTGTCGTCGCTCCCCGCCGGGGCAAGGTGACGGTTGGGGGGCGCGACGTTACCGGCATGGAGACCTCGGCCGTGATCCGCCACGGCATCGCCTATGTCCCCGAGGGGCGCGGCATGTTCCATAACCTCTCGGTGCGCGAGCATCTGCTGATGGCGGCGCGCAAGGGTCTGGGCGGCCGGGCCGACTGGACCTACGACCGGGTACTGGAGACCTTTCCCCGCCTGGCCGAGCGTCTGGACAACATGGGGACGCACCTGTCGGGCGGCGAGCAGCAGATGCTGTCCATCGGGCGCGCCCTGATGACCAATCCCGACCTCTTGATCCTGGACGAGGCCACCGAGGGCCTGGCTCCGCTGATCCGCCGCGAGATCTGGCGGGTGGTGCGCGCCGTCAAGGACACGGGCATCGCCACCATCGTGGTGGACAAGAACGTGGGGGTCCTGCTGGACCTCGCCGACCGTCACGTCATCCTCGTCAAGGGCGAGGTGGTCTATGACGGTGGGCCGCACGAACTGAAAAGCGATTCGAGCATACTCGAACGACATATCGGGCTCTGA
- a CDS encoding branched-chain amino acid ABC transporter permease, whose protein sequence is MDFWFFLIQALNGVQYGLLLFLVASGLTLIFGIMGIINLAHGAFYMLGAYLAYWLAGVTGSLTAAVLLSLPLAGAIGYGIEALLVRTLYRRDHLDQVLLTYGLILIFNEATRMTWGADVHGVAVPAALNWSIKLTDTLSYPVYRLMLSAVCAVLAVGMYLVITRTRFGMWVRAGASNRDMVAALGINVKLLFGVVFAIGAALAGLAGAISTPITSVAPGMGDSVLILCFVVVVIGGVGSIKGAFLGAMLIGLADTFGKVFVPDFASFTVYGVMAAVLLWKPRGLFS, encoded by the coding sequence ATGGATTTCTGGTTTTTCCTGATTCAGGCGCTGAACGGCGTCCAGTACGGGCTCTTGCTGTTCCTGGTGGCCAGCGGCCTGACCCTGATCTTCGGGATCATGGGCATCATCAACCTGGCCCACGGCGCCTTCTACATGCTGGGCGCCTATCTGGCCTATTGGCTGGCCGGGGTAACCGGCAGCCTGACTGCGGCCGTGCTGCTGTCGCTGCCGCTGGCCGGCGCCATCGGCTATGGGATCGAGGCCTTGCTGGTCAGGACGCTCTACCGCCGTGACCATCTGGACCAGGTGCTGCTGACCTATGGCCTGATCCTCATCTTCAACGAGGCGACCCGCATGACCTGGGGCGCCGACGTCCATGGCGTGGCGGTTCCCGCCGCGCTCAACTGGTCCATCAAGCTCACCGATACCCTGTCCTATCCCGTCTACCGCCTGATGCTGTCCGCCGTATGCGCCGTGCTGGCGGTGGGCATGTATCTGGTCATCACCCGCACGCGCTTCGGCATGTGGGTACGGGCCGGGGCCTCCAACCGCGACATGGTGGCGGCGCTGGGCATCAACGTGAAGCTGCTGTTCGGCGTGGTGTTCGCCATCGGCGCCGCCCTGGCCGGGCTGGCCGGGGCCATCTCGACGCCCATCACCTCGGTGGCGCCGGGCATGGGCGATTCGGTGCTGATCCTGTGCTTCGTGGTGGTGGTGATCGGCGGCGTCGGCTCCATCAAGGGCGCCTTTCTCGGCGCCATGCTGATCGGTCTGGCCGACACCTTCGGCAAGGTTTTCGTTCCCGATTTCGCCAGCTTCACCGTCTATGGCGTCATGGCGGCGGTGCTGCTGTGGAAGCCCAGGGGATTGTTCTCATGA
- a CDS encoding sensor histidine kinase, which translates to MKADFNKFKASRWRLVALLLFVNASVLGLAWMSLDASYRQYQDRAAVTTRNTNRLVAQSIAGDIDQIDLALRAVGDEAARIQAAGGSIRGPEMRAFLGRVQERLKMTDSLRLADITGEIIVGTDGLQTAVNTSDRQYFTVHRDNPDAGLAISPPILGRVSNKWVLIFARRLTQADGSFGGIVLAPVTIAWFEQKFNDLEVGPQGTVVMRGDASRNFDLLARFPHAGYVGQTTVSQTFRDRITANPKGGTYEAVAGADNIRRTFSYQPIANYPLITLVGMATEDYLGEWRKEGVKVIVLAGAFIIVTSLGGIGMLRTWRALERRTEELARSNADLEQFAYVASHDLQTPLRNIASYAQLLARRYEGRLDKDADEFIGYIVGGAKHMSSMIPDLLDYARVSRSPPELMPVDLNQVVKSVLTNLGPDLQESGAVIKMDTLPVVLAEARQAESLFQNLLENALTYRQPDAPPQIEITASQEPKGLWRISVRDNGIGIEPAYFEKIFIIFQRLEPTRFPGGTGIGLALCRRIVHRFGGTIWVESEPKKGTTFNFTMRPSAEA; encoded by the coding sequence GTGAAGGCGGACTTCAATAAATTCAAGGCGTCGCGCTGGCGATTGGTCGCTTTGCTATTGTTCGTCAATGCATCCGTGCTGGGTCTTGCGTGGATGTCGCTGGATGCCAGCTATCGCCAGTACCAGGACCGGGCGGCGGTCACCACTCGAAATACAAACCGGCTGGTGGCGCAAAGCATCGCCGGCGATATCGATCAGATCGATCTGGCCCTGCGCGCCGTCGGCGATGAAGCGGCACGGATTCAGGCCGCCGGCGGCTCGATCCGCGGACCGGAGATGAGGGCCTTCCTCGGGCGTGTTCAGGAGCGCCTGAAGATGACCGACAGCCTGCGCCTGGCGGACATCACCGGCGAAATCATCGTCGGTACGGACGGGCTGCAGACCGCCGTCAACACATCGGACCGCCAGTACTTCACCGTGCATCGCGATAATCCCGATGCCGGTCTGGCCATCTCGCCGCCGATCCTGGGGCGGGTCAGCAACAAATGGGTGCTGATCTTCGCCCGCCGGCTGACCCAGGCCGACGGCAGTTTCGGCGGTATCGTCCTGGCGCCGGTGACCATCGCCTGGTTCGAGCAGAAGTTCAACGATCTGGAAGTCGGCCCCCAGGGCACCGTGGTGATGCGCGGCGACGCTTCGCGCAATTTCGACCTGCTGGCCCGCTTCCCCCATGCCGGCTATGTGGGGCAGACGACGGTGTCGCAGACGTTCCGCGACCGGATCACCGCCAATCCCAAGGGCGGAACCTACGAGGCGGTGGCGGGCGCCGACAACATCCGGCGCACCTTCTCGTACCAGCCCATCGCCAATTACCCGCTGATCACCCTGGTCGGCATGGCGACCGAGGATTATCTGGGCGAATGGCGCAAGGAAGGCGTCAAGGTCATCGTCCTGGCCGGGGCCTTCATCATCGTCACCTCGCTGGGCGGCATCGGCATGCTGCGCACCTGGCGGGCGCTGGAGCGCCGCACCGAGGAACTGGCCCGTTCCAACGCCGATCTGGAACAGTTCGCCTATGTGGCGTCCCACGATCTGCAGACGCCTTTGCGCAACATCGCCAGCTATGCGCAACTGCTGGCGCGGCGCTACGAGGGGCGGCTGGACAAGGATGCCGACGAGTTCATCGGCTATATCGTCGGCGGCGCCAAGCATATGTCGTCGATGATTCCCGATCTGCTCGACTATGCCCGGGTGTCGCGCTCGCCGCCCGAACTGATGCCGGTGGATCTCAATCAGGTGGTGAAGTCGGTCTTGACCAATCTCGGTCCGGATCTGCAGGAATCGGGTGCCGTCATCAAGATGGACACGCTGCCGGTGGTGCTGGCCGAGGCGCGGCAGGCGGAAAGCCTGTTCCAGAACCTGCTGGAAAACGCGCTCACCTATCGCCAGCCCGACGCCCCGCCGCAGATCGAGATCACCGCCAGCCAAGAGCCCAAGGGCCTGTGGCGCATCTCGGTCCGCGACAACGGCATCGGCATCGAGCCCGCCTATTTCGAGAAGATCTTCATCATCTTCCAGCGGCTGGAGCCGACGCGGTTTCCCGGCGGAACCGGCATCGGCCTGGCGCTGTGCCGGCGCATCGTCCATCGCTTCGGCGGCACCATCTGGGTCGAGTCCGAACCCAAGAAGGGCACCACCTTCAACTTCACCATGCGGCCGTCGGCGGAGGCCTGA
- a CDS encoding benzoate-CoA ligase family protein produces MTSPIASSEHALDIPRDYNAATWFIDRHLREGRADKVAFIDVDGSHTYGQLAEKVNRAGNALKDLGLHMENRIAMIMLDTVDFPAVFWGAIKAGIVPIPLNTLLTTGDYGYMLSDSRARVLVISEELFDKVEPILPDLPLLEHVVISGRNAHGHKLLSDLLAKAEPKLKTAETTRDDVAFWLYSSGSTGAPKGAVHLQRDLPATAVHYGQQVLGITEADVTYSAAKLFFAYGLGNGMTFSLHVGATSVLLKDRPTPEAVMGILKDHQPTIFYGVPTLYGTILADPQYRRETGSPRLRACVSAGEALPEDVGRRWEERFGAAILDGLGSTEMLHIFLSNRHGEVRYGTSGKPVPGYDLKIVGDDGHEVPQGEMGELIVRGPSSATAYWNQREKSLKTFRGEWTHTGDKYYVDDDGYYRYAGRGDDMLKVGGIWVSPFEVEAALISHERVLEAAVVGEADPEGLVKPKAFVVLAPGETGSEVLKEELQAYVKSKLAPYKYPRWIEFVEALPKTATGKIQRFKLRGTLAQM; encoded by the coding sequence ATGACGTCCCCCATCGCCTCGTCCGAGCATGCGCTCGACATCCCGCGCGACTACAACGCCGCCACCTGGTTCATCGACCGCCACCTTCGGGAAGGCCGGGCCGACAAGGTGGCCTTCATCGACGTCGACGGCAGCCACACCTACGGCCAGCTGGCGGAAAAGGTCAACCGGGCGGGCAATGCGCTGAAGGACCTGGGGCTCCACATGGAGAACCGCATCGCCATGATCATGCTCGACACCGTCGATTTCCCGGCGGTGTTCTGGGGCGCCATCAAGGCCGGCATCGTGCCCATTCCCCTCAACACCCTGCTGACCACCGGCGATTACGGCTACATGCTGTCCGACTCGCGCGCCCGCGTGCTGGTGATCAGCGAGGAGCTGTTCGACAAGGTCGAGCCCATCCTGCCCGATTTGCCCCTGCTGGAACACGTGGTGATCTCGGGCAGGAACGCCCACGGCCACAAGCTGCTCTCCGACCTGCTGGCCAAGGCCGAGCCCAAGCTGAAGACCGCCGAGACCACCCGCGACGACGTGGCCTTCTGGCTCTATTCCTCGGGCTCCACCGGCGCGCCCAAGGGCGCCGTCCACCTGCAGCGCGACCTGCCGGCCACCGCCGTGCATTACGGCCAGCAGGTGCTGGGCATCACCGAGGCCGACGTCACCTATTCGGCGGCCAAGCTGTTCTTCGCCTATGGCCTGGGCAACGGCATGACCTTCTCGCTGCACGTGGGCGCCACCTCGGTGCTGCTCAAGGACCGTCCCACCCCGGAAGCGGTGATGGGCATCCTCAAGGACCACCAGCCGACCATCTTCTACGGCGTGCCGACCCTCTACGGCACCATCCTGGCCGACCCGCAGTACAGGCGCGAGACCGGCTCGCCCCGGCTGCGCGCCTGCGTCTCGGCCGGAGAGGCCCTGCCCGAGGATGTGGGCCGCCGCTGGGAGGAGCGCTTCGGCGCCGCCATCCTGGACGGCCTGGGCTCCACCGAGATGCTCCACATCTTCCTGTCCAACCGTCATGGCGAGGTCCGCTACGGCACCTCGGGCAAGCCGGTGCCGGGCTATGACCTCAAGATCGTCGGCGACGACGGGCACGAGGTGCCCCAGGGCGAAATGGGCGAGCTGATCGTGCGCGGCCCCAGCTCGGCCACCGCCTACTGGAACCAGCGCGAGAAGTCGCTGAAGACCTTCCGCGGCGAGTGGACCCATACCGGCGACAAGTACTATGTCGACGACGACGGCTATTACCGCTACGCCGGGCGCGGCGACGACATGCTGAAGGTCGGCGGCATCTGGGTGTCGCCCTTCGAGGTGGAAGCCGCCCTCATCTCCCACGAACGCGTGCTGGAAGCCGCCGTGGTGGGCGAGGCCGACCCGGAAGGCCTGGTCAAGCCCAAGGCCTTCGTGGTGCTAGCCCCCGGCGAGACCGGCTCGGAGGTCCTCAAGGAGGAGCTCCAGGCCTATGTCAAATCCAAGCTGGCGCCCTACAAGTACCCCCGCTGGATCGAATTCGTCGAGGCGCTGCCCAAGACCGCCACCGGCAAGATCCAGCGCTTCAAGCTGCGCGGCACGCTGGCGCAGATGTAG
- a CDS encoding ABC transporter ATP-binding protein: protein MSVSPFLFETRELTKAFGGLIAVNSVSIGFKEREAHAIIGPNGAGKSTFVNLLTGHLPASGGHVMFRGSDITRLPAHKVARLGIGRSYQKTNIFPTFTCFENCRLAAQSHLPTSMRFLRPAASYRDISEKASNALERAGLASRAGRIAGTMSYGEQRQLEIAMVLATAPQVLVLDEPLAGMGKEESEGMVRLLQDLARTYTLILIEHDMDAVFAIARVLSVMVNGTLLESGPLEQIRASKAVQDAYLGDGAEAY from the coding sequence TTGAGCGTCTCTCCCTTCCTGTTCGAAACCCGCGAGCTGACCAAGGCATTCGGCGGCCTGATTGCCGTCAACTCGGTCTCCATCGGCTTCAAGGAGCGCGAGGCCCACGCCATCATCGGCCCCAACGGCGCGGGCAAGAGCACCTTCGTCAACCTGCTGACCGGCCATCTGCCGGCCTCGGGCGGGCATGTGATGTTCCGGGGCTCGGACATCACCCGGCTGCCGGCCCACAAGGTGGCGCGGCTGGGCATCGGGCGCTCGTACCAGAAGACCAACATCTTCCCCACCTTCACCTGCTTCGAGAATTGCCGTCTGGCGGCGCAGTCCCATCTGCCCACCTCCATGCGCTTTTTGCGGCCCGCGGCCTCGTACCGCGATATTTCGGAAAAAGCCTCCAATGCGCTGGAGCGGGCCGGACTGGCCTCCCGCGCCGGGCGTATCGCCGGCACCATGTCCTATGGCGAACAGCGCCAGCTGGAGATCGCCATGGTGCTGGCCACCGCGCCCCAGGTCCTGGTCCTCGACGAGCCGCTGGCCGGCATGGGCAAGGAGGAATCCGAGGGCATGGTCCGTCTGCTGCAGGATCTGGCCCGCACCTACACCCTGATCCTGATCGAACACGACATGGATGCGGTCTTCGCCATCGCCAGGGTGCTGTCGGTGATGGTCAACGGCACGCTTCTGGAAAGCGGGCCGCTCGAGCAGATCCGCGCCAGCAAGGCGGTGCAGGACGCCTATCTCGGCGACGGGGCGGAGGCGTATTGA